A region of the Ranitomeya imitator isolate aRanImi1 chromosome 5, aRanImi1.pri, whole genome shotgun sequence genome:
aaaatagtgaggaaagaatggttgtagatgacgaggaaaaagctaacatattaaacaccttcttctccacggtattcacggtggaaaatgaaatgctaggtgaaatcccaagaaacaatgaaaaccctatattaagggtcaccaatctaacccaagaagaggtgcgaaaccggctaaataagattaaaatagataaatctccgggtccggatggcatacacccacgagtactaagagaactaagtaatgtaatagataaaccattatttcttatttttagtgactctatagcgacagggtctgttccgcaggactggcgcatagcaaatgtggtgccaatattcaaaaagggctctaaaagtgaacctggaaattataggccagtaagtctaacctctattgttggtaaaatatttgaagggtttctgagggatgttattctggattatctcaatgagaataactgtttaactccatatcagcatgggtttatgagaaatcgctcctgtcaaaccaatctaatcagtttttatgaagaggtaagctatagactggaccacggtgagtcattggacgtggtatatctcgatttttccaaagcgtttgataccgtgccgcacaagaggttggtacacaaaatgagaatgcttggtctgggggaaaatgtgtgtaaatgggttagtaactggcttattgatagaaagcagagggtggttataaatggtatagtctctaactgggtcgctgtgaccagtggggtaccgcaggggtcagtattgggacctgttctcttcaacatattcattaatgatctggtagaaggtttacacagtaaaatatcgatatttgcagatgatacaaaactatgtaaagcagttaatacaagagaagatagtattctgctacagatggatctggataagttggaaacttgggctgaaaggtggcagatgaggtttaacaatgataaatgtaaggttatacacatgggaagaaggaatcaatgtcaccattacacactgaatgggaaaccactgggtaaatctgacagggagaaggacttggggatcctagttaatgataaacttacctggagcagccagtgccaggcagcagctgccaaggcaaacaggatcatggggtgcattaaaagaggtctggatacacatgatgagagcattatactgcctctgtacaaatccctagttagaccgcacatggagtactgtgtccagttttgggcaccggtgctcaggaaggatataatggaactagagagagtacaaaggagggcaacaaaattaataaaggggatgggagaactacaatacccagatagattagcgaaattaggattatttagtctagaaaaaagacgactgaggggcgatctaataaccatgtataagtatataaggggacaatacaaatatctcgctgaggatctgtttataccaaggaaggtgacgggcacaagggggcattctttgcgtctggaggagagaaggtttttccaccaacatagaagaggattctttactgttagggcagtgagaatctggaattgcttgcctgaggaggtggtgatggcgaactcagtcgaggggttcaagagaggcctggatgtcttcctggagcagaacaatattgtatcatacaattattaggatctgtagaaggacgtagatctggggatttattatgatggaatataggctgaactggatggacaaatgtcttttttcggcctaactatgttactatgttactatgttacttactggcctataatttccaggttcacttttagagccctttttgaatattggcaccacatttgctatgcgccagtcctgcggaacagaccctgtcgctatagagtcactaaaaataagaaataatggtttatctattactttacttagttctcttagtactcgtgggtgtatgccatccggacccagagatttatctattttaatcttatttagccggtttcgcacctcttcttgggttagattggtgacccttaatatagggttttcattgtttcttgggatttcacctagcatttcattttccaccgtgaataccgtggagaagaaggtgtttaatatgttagctttttcctcgtcatctacaaccattctttcctcactattttttaaggggcctacattttcagtttttattcttttactattgatatagttgaagaacagtttgggattagttttactctccttagcaatgtgcttctctgtttcctgacCAGATCCTTCATGTAGCTCTGAGCCGATTCCTGACCTATCTCAGAATCATTCTTATCCCACgagatgagatcttgcatggagccccagaccaagaaagattgacagtcatcttgtgttttttacattttctaataactgcacttaggctgggttcccattgcgttatgggaccgcgttaaacggacagcgttgcacggcgaaattaacgccgtgcaacgcgtccgttaacgcgcccattcacgctaacgcgctacactagcgcgtgccatgatcggcacgcgctagcgacgcgccggagattcctggcgcgccgcggacgctgcttgcagcgtccgaggcgcgcccgcggtccgttccccgctctcgcagatcggcgatctgcgagagcggggacgttaccgcgaccccgaccgcagccccatataaaacattgcgttagcgcaatccgctagcgctaaacggattgcactaacgcaatgtgaccctagcctaacagttgtcttctcaccaagttgcttgcctattgtactgtagcccatcccagtcttGTGCTTGTCTACAatcttgtccctggtgtccttagacagctctttcgtcttggccatggtggagaggatgAAGTgttattgattgagtgtgtggacaggtgtcttttatacaggtaacgagatcaaacaggtgcaattaatacaagtaatgagtgcagagtaggaggacttcttaaagaaaaactaatggGTTTGTGAGCGCTAGAATTCTTGTTGGTTGATAGGTgatcagatacttatttcatgcaataaaatgcaatttaattatgtaaaaatcatacagtgtgattttctgtttttagttttagattctgtctctcacagttgaactaTATTTACTATAAAAATTaccgacctctccattctttgtaggttgaAAAACTAGCAAAATCGGCAGTTTATCAAATGCTTGTTTTCCCTACTGTATGTCTTGATATAAGTTATAGACACAAAATAGTGAAAAACTGCTAATGAGGACTATTCGCACAGTTAGTTTTTTCCAGTGCCTTTTAGGGGATAATAAACAATATAATAACCTTCAAAACCAATTTTGATTATATTTCCTCCTAAGTTGTACACAAGTATTTTAGGATCTTAGGAAGAAGGAACACAAAATTAATTTGAGAAGATCACACAAGTTTCCCCTTGGGGGTCTTCACTAAGTCTGTCACCTTCACCATGATGTAATCTGAACTCTAATATAAAATACCCTTCTCAATaacagcaaaacttttttttttttttttatataatggaGGTTGGAGCCAACGTTTCTCATttgatgatttatttattttttacacaaatGTCCAAATTAGGCACGGAATTCCAAACAATATGGCTTGTATATTTTATTTAATTATTCATCTAAAAAAGTAGTGGCATATCGAGAAGAGAATCCATCACTTTATGATCAGGAGCTCTCCATATTCCTCTGCACGGAGCTTCCCGGTCTCCATGCCATCGGGGGAAAAACTAGAAAGGGTTCCACGAGTATTGTATCCTGATTAGTGGGGATCCCAGAGGTTGGACCCCACAATTATAAAGTGATGGCAAAGATATAAGATTTAGCTTCGCTTTATGAAGGAGTAAAATGATTTTAAGCAGAACAAAGAACAAACTAACCGTACCTCATCAAGACCGAGGAGAACAATGCTGGGGTTGAAGaggggctgtgtgcacacgttgcggatttttcgctataaaaacgcatacattatgcattccatcatttagaatgcattccgcaatttttgtgcacatgatgcattttttcccgcggaaaaaacgcatcacggtaaaaaacgcagcatgttcattcattttgtggattttttgcgtttttcccgctatttaatgcattgggaagctcaggaaaaatctgcaaaaaaaacgcaccaaaacgcggtaaagacgcatgcggatttcttgcagaaaatgtccggttttgcacaggaaatttctgcaagaaatcctgaacgtgtgcacatagccttagaggcagCTTCCTATTGATGAATCAGGCGTGTCTGACAAGAGGCAGGCGCCTCGCCattaatcttactccagtcagtgtCTGGAGTAGGATTTGCAGCATAAAGTCATAGTCATGAATCAGACGAGCGGGGCTTaccatgccccatcctggtccagcTATGCTCACTTCGTCACAGCTGTGCAAAAATGGCCAAAAGTCACAAAATATCACAGCAAATTTTGTGACTTATTAAAGCTTTGTACGGCCCAATTCTGGAGTAAAAGCTCTGATGAATCGGCCCATAGTGCTTACCAGTAAAGTCCCACAAAGTACACAGGTAGCACGGTAGTGGCCCCAGACTGTCTTGTGATCCTGGGCTCAGGGAGAGGAATATTTCGTTGGGATAATTGCTCAACAAGTAACGACATTGGGTCCATTACAGGCCACATATCAAATAAATCCTTCCCGATCATCTGAGTAATTAAGAAATCCtagaagatggaggaaaaaaaacTTTGTTATAATGAATTCAGAATTCCGGACCGGACTGAATATCGCAAGGACCATAGATTTACCTGGAGAAAGCGGCCTGTGGTGTCAGGGCCAGAACTTTCCAGCAGAGCTCCGATCACTGCTGAGAAGGTTTTCTCTAAGGTTTCAGGGGACAAGGGGCACTCAGAGCTCAACGCCAGGTCTTCTACACAAAGATTTTGGGCCACATGACACATAACCTCCTGGCTGGTGAGGTAGTCCACTAAGGCCTCCAGGCCAGCTCTGGGCAGGCTGGGAAAGGCCTGCTGGAAAGCACTGGTGAGATAGGACACAGTGAAGTCTGAGCCCACTGCTGCCAGAGTCTGGTTGTCTTGTAGATTTAAAGCGGCAGTTTCACTGTCCAAACCCAGCTCCCTCCGCCGGCCCTCCTCCTGCACCAGGTAGGAAGGACTCACAAATGCCGTCTTTAGGAGCTGAATGGAGAAGTTCTCATGCAGACGCTTGGAGAACGCTACAATCTCTGCGTGGTAATCAAAGTTTGGTTGCTGCGACCTGCGGAGGTAAACAAAATAATGTCAGAGAACATCATTGTGGTGGAGACATTCATCTCTGTCCAGTCACCTTCTCCTGCAAAAGTACAGCTTAAATGCAATGTGTGATCAGAAGATAACAGGAAAAACCACATTTAAATAAaacatacactaccgttccaaagtttagggtcacttagaaatgtccttgcttttgaaagaaaagcacagtttattCCAATgacgctaacattaaatgattcagaaatacactctatacattgttaatgtggtaaatgactattttagctgcaaacgtctggtttgtaatgcaatatcttcataggtgtaaagaggcccatttccaacaaccatcactccagtgttcttatggtactttgtgtttgctaactgtgtaagaaggctaaaggatggttagaatacctttgaaaacccttgtgca
Encoded here:
- the LOC138638497 gene encoding large ribosomal subunit protein mL44-like, coding for MSLLLLGLRSVAATGLRCPPVRGKKRWLWPYLKYLKKKAELEGPPPPVPRSQQPNFDYHAEIVAFSKRLHENFSIQLLKTAFVSPSYLVQEEGRRRELGLDSETAALNLQDNQTLAAVGSDFTVSYLTSAFQQAFPSLPRAGLEALVDYLTSQEVMCHVAQNLCVEDLALSSECPLSPETLEKTFSAVIGALLESSGPDTTGRFLQDFLITQMIGKDLFDMWPVMDPMSLLVEQLSQRNIPLPEPRITRQSGATTVLPVYFVGLYCDKKLIAEGPGETVIAAEEEVARVALRKMFGFAENRRPWDYSSHRQDISDKKAVHAS